From a single Falco naumanni isolate bFalNau1 chromosome 17, bFalNau1.pat, whole genome shotgun sequence genomic region:
- the LOC121098760 gene encoding uncharacterized protein LOC121098760 isoform X2 — translation MPRQGAVWSENKILQQKHCGQADKGRRNEENEGHHFRDRRTEVTFEIKAFKVTAACASGYTEVELLLLEDELPKDQMQAQERSAGSGPCIGLKSICWKRMSGTSSDGTDDDDQGKPHFSDSLPPGGIGSSRKKPKKERQQLAAQKNTETTEVEKEVLILKISCWNQAELAEEGTTPSLMPTLLEIMTFTIFVFVIFMCVTNGG, via the exons atgccCCGGCAAGGAGCTGTATGgagtgaaaacaaaatcctgcaACAGAAGCACTGTGGGCAAGCAGATAAAGGCAGGCGGAACGAAGAGAATGAAGGGCACCATTTCAGAG ACAGAAGGACTGAAGTAACCTTTGAAATCAAAGCCTTCAAAGTGACAGCAGCCTGTGCCTCTGGCTATACTGAA GTAGAACTACTATTGCTGGAGGATGAATTGCCCAAAGACCAGATGCAGGCGCAGGAGAGATCAGCTGGAAGCGGTCCCTGCATCGGTCTCAAGTCTATTTGCTGGAAAAGG atgaGTGGAACATCTAGTGATGGAACTGATGATGATGACCAAGGCAAACCACACTTTTCTGATTCTTTGCCTCCTGGAGGAATCGG atccagcaggaaaaaaccaaagaaagagAGGCAGCAGTTAGCAGCTCAGAAGAATACGGAGACAACTGAAGTGGAAAAAGAGGTGCTGATACTGAAAATCAGCTGCTGGAACCAAGCAGAACTGGCAGAGGAAGGGACCACTCCAAGTCTGATGCCCACGCTTCTGGAGATCATGACATTTACCATCTTTGTGTTTGTGATCTTCATGTGTGTAACTAATGGAGGCTAA
- the LOC121098760 gene encoding uncharacterized protein LOC121098760 isoform X1, translating to MPRQGAVWSENKILQQKHCGQADKGRRNEENEGHHFRDRRTEVTFEIKAFKVTAACASGYTEGSHLEMPQYSVKLLLPDADHSLAEIKVELLLLEDELPKDQMQAQERSAGSGPCIGLKSICWKRMSGTSSDGTDDDDQGKPHFSDSLPPGGIGSSRKKPKKERQQLAAQKNTETTEVEKEVLILKISCWNQAELAEEGTTPSLMPTLLEIMTFTIFVFVIFMCVTNGG from the exons atgccCCGGCAAGGAGCTGTATGgagtgaaaacaaaatcctgcaACAGAAGCACTGTGGGCAAGCAGATAAAGGCAGGCGGAACGAAGAGAATGAAGGGCACCATTTCAGAG ACAGAAGGACTGAAGTAACCTTTGAAATCAAAGCCTTCAAAGTGACAGCAGCCTGTGCCTCTGGCTATACTGAA GGTTCACACCTGGAAATGCCTCAATATAGTGTAAAGCTTCTGTTGCCTGATGCAGATCACAGCCTTGCTGAGATAAAA GTAGAACTACTATTGCTGGAGGATGAATTGCCCAAAGACCAGATGCAGGCGCAGGAGAGATCAGCTGGAAGCGGTCCCTGCATCGGTCTCAAGTCTATTTGCTGGAAAAGG atgaGTGGAACATCTAGTGATGGAACTGATGATGATGACCAAGGCAAACCACACTTTTCTGATTCTTTGCCTCCTGGAGGAATCGG atccagcaggaaaaaaccaaagaaagagAGGCAGCAGTTAGCAGCTCAGAAGAATACGGAGACAACTGAAGTGGAAAAAGAGGTGCTGATACTGAAAATCAGCTGCTGGAACCAAGCAGAACTGGCAGAGGAAGGGACCACTCCAAGTCTGATGCCCACGCTTCTGGAGATCATGACATTTACCATCTTTGTGTTTGTGATCTTCATGTGTGTAACTAATGGAGGCTAA